The Musa acuminata AAA Group cultivar baxijiao chromosome BXJ1-3, Cavendish_Baxijiao_AAA, whole genome shotgun sequence genome window below encodes:
- the LOC103977284 gene encoding uncharacterized protein LOC103977284 isoform X2 — MARIAGGVNGRSRLVSGRSAMPAGDKKQTVSVKKVALRELSNESGNINNWQPENFILKEKGQDPDLIKVFVPDSARLAGSKRKQSDGPANPSSSQVPGKICSHGNLVYVRRRLETEQAKTGTSGNANKDESSESRMSEGVVTVEPNPVLNKIQEPKAATFGGPSDLNSCEKTNSGLVVSEPHYSSVISETPVIDDSLKVNNQDRGERFLQLQMFLKSCNQSGQEDYMQMLRSLSAAGRSKHAVELEKRAIHLLLEEGKELHRMKVLNVLDKASQQDHVMRPAHASSSL, encoded by the exons ATTGGTCAGCGGTAGGAGTGCGATGCCAGCAGGAGACAAGAAACAAACAGTCTCAGTGAAGAAAGTTGCTCTGAGAGAGTTGTCAAATGAATCCGGGAATATCAATAACTGGCAACCGGAAAATTTTATTCTGAAAGAAAAGGGACAAGACCCGGATTTGATTAAGGTATTTGTCCCTGATTCTGCAAGATTAGCTGGATCCAAAAGGAAGCAATCCGATGGTCCAGCAAATCCTTCCAGCTCTCAGGTGCCAGGCAAAATTTGTTCACATGGAAATCTCGTCTATGTTCGTAGAAGGCTTGAAACAGAACAAGCCAAGACTGGCACTTCAGGCAATGCTAATAAAGATGAATCTTCTGAATCAAGGATGTCAGAAGGCGTTGTCACGGTGGAACCAAATCCGGTTCTGAATAAAATCCAGGAACCTAAAGCTGCTACTTTCGGGGGACCGTCGGATCTTAATTCTTGTGAGAAGACCAACTCTGGGTTAGTAGTTTCAGAACCACATTACTCAAGTGTTATCAGTGAAACTCCTGTAATTGACGATTCACTTAAAGTGAATAATCAAGATCGGGGAGAAAGATTCCTTCAGTTGCAGATGTTCTTAAAGAGCTGCAATCAATCCGGCCAAGAGGATTATATGCAAA TGCTCCGGTCCTTATCTGCTGCTGGTCGAAGTAAGCATGCTGTCGAGTTGGAGAAAAGAGCAATACACCTCTTGTTGGAGGAAG GTAAAGAATTACATCGCATGAAAGTTCTTAATGTTTTGGACAAAGCCTCACAACAGGATCATGTGATGCGACCAGCTCATGCGTCATCGTCTTTATAA
- the LOC135635820 gene encoding uncharacterized protein LOC135635820, translated as MKSVFYGSAWLLRLLRSVPSRDSGRVPNRVLQRVPTDQRHVFDALVRFDGPAANRHTSNGGCNRRREHDASPSDAIVLHFLLNPPTSPPLLQQQHREPDAPMTVTANPEPPVHPGGLAAAGGSAGDDDGDDPSGHKRLKRNNNIDANPVFPEDDDDEETGDEEAGKKPPAPLRRPPRRPEAAGPRQCDICNKIFSSINALHGHMRSHPFRKLHGSATPSSGKLDAEQEVADSLLLLSGQGGATRKRRFICSRCNREFATRQALGGHRASHKSQKGCFEKARELREYGPRSGRRRRKRGINNEGPSGTKNTEAAAVTFPVTAPPAAPRAATKAVERTTTTTTTTTTTTTTTVRRGRKRKLDLNLLPASSDDTSGGNGNGNGNGNGNGSPTSGAKC; from the coding sequence ATGAAAAGCGTCTTTTATGGCTCGGCATGGCTTTTGCGTCTCCTGCGATCCGTACCTTCTCGGGATTCAGGTCGTGTCCCGAATCGCGTCCTGCAGCGTGTTCCGACCGACCAACGCCACGTGTTCGACGCGCTCGTTCGGTTTGACGGTCCCGCCGCCAACCGTCACACTTCAAACGGCGGATGTAACCGCCGACGGGAACACGACGCTTCGCCGAGCGACGCCATCGTACTCCATTTTCTACTTAACCCACCTacttctcctcctctccttcaGCAGCAACACCGAGAACCCGATGCCCCAATGACTGTCACGGCCAACCCAGAGCCCCCCGTCCACCCCGGTGGCCTCGCGGCTGCCGGCGGAAGCGCAGgcgacgacgacggcgacgacCCGTCAGGACACAAGCGCCTCAAACGCAACAACAACATCGACGCGAACCCCGTCTTCCCCGAAGACGATGACGACGAGGAGACTGGCGACGAGGAGGCCGGAAAGAAACCTCCTGCGCCGCTTCGTCGTCCTCCCCGCCGGCCCGAGGCTGCCGGGCCGCGGCAGTGCGACATCTGCAATAAGATCTTCAGTTCGATCAATGCGCTGCACGGGCACATGCGCAGCCACCCCTTCCGGAAGTTGCACGGCTCGGCGACGCCGTCGTCTGGGAAGCTGGATGCCGAGCAGGAGGTGGCGGACTCTTTGCTTCTGTTGTCTGGGCAGGGAGGGGCGACGCGGAAGAGAAGGTTCATCTGCAGCAGGTGCAACAGAGAGTTCGCCACCCGGCAGGCTCTCGGCGGCCACCGCGCTAGCCACAAGAGCCAGAAAGGCTGCTTTGAGAAGGCCAGAGAACTAAGAGAGTACGGCCCCAGAAgcgggaggagaagaaggaagagaggaATCAACAACGAGGGGCCGTCTGGGACCAAAAACACAGAAGCAGCAGCGGTGACATTTCCAGTGACAGCACCACCGGCAGCGCCTCGCGCAGCAACAAAAGCAGTCGaaaggacgacgacgacgacgacgacgacgacgacgacgacgacgacgacggtgagGAGGGGTAGGAAGAGGAAGCTGGACCTGAACCTACTGCCGGCGTCTTCGGACGACACCAGCGGAGGCAATGGCAATGGCAATGGCAACGGCAACGGCAATGGGAGTCCGACATCCGGTGCCAAATGTTGA
- the LOC103977284 gene encoding uncharacterized protein LOC103977284 isoform X1 translates to MARIAGGVNGRSRMIDKFSKHRLVSGRSAMPAGDKKQTVSVKKVALRELSNESGNINNWQPENFILKEKGQDPDLIKVFVPDSARLAGSKRKQSDGPANPSSSQVPGKICSHGNLVYVRRRLETEQAKTGTSGNANKDESSESRMSEGVVTVEPNPVLNKIQEPKAATFGGPSDLNSCEKTNSGLVVSEPHYSSVISETPVIDDSLKVNNQDRGERFLQLQMFLKSCNQSGQEDYMQMLRSLSAAGRSKHAVELEKRAIHLLLEEGKELHRMKVLNVLDKASQQDHVMRPAHASSSL, encoded by the exons AATGATAGATAAGTTCAGCAAACACAGATTGGTCAGCGGTAGGAGTGCGATGCCAGCAGGAGACAAGAAACAAACAGTCTCAGTGAAGAAAGTTGCTCTGAGAGAGTTGTCAAATGAATCCGGGAATATCAATAACTGGCAACCGGAAAATTTTATTCTGAAAGAAAAGGGACAAGACCCGGATTTGATTAAGGTATTTGTCCCTGATTCTGCAAGATTAGCTGGATCCAAAAGGAAGCAATCCGATGGTCCAGCAAATCCTTCCAGCTCTCAGGTGCCAGGCAAAATTTGTTCACATGGAAATCTCGTCTATGTTCGTAGAAGGCTTGAAACAGAACAAGCCAAGACTGGCACTTCAGGCAATGCTAATAAAGATGAATCTTCTGAATCAAGGATGTCAGAAGGCGTTGTCACGGTGGAACCAAATCCGGTTCTGAATAAAATCCAGGAACCTAAAGCTGCTACTTTCGGGGGACCGTCGGATCTTAATTCTTGTGAGAAGACCAACTCTGGGTTAGTAGTTTCAGAACCACATTACTCAAGTGTTATCAGTGAAACTCCTGTAATTGACGATTCACTTAAAGTGAATAATCAAGATCGGGGAGAAAGATTCCTTCAGTTGCAGATGTTCTTAAAGAGCTGCAATCAATCCGGCCAAGAGGATTATATGCAAA TGCTCCGGTCCTTATCTGCTGCTGGTCGAAGTAAGCATGCTGTCGAGTTGGAGAAAAGAGCAATACACCTCTTGTTGGAGGAAG GTAAAGAATTACATCGCATGAAAGTTCTTAATGTTTTGGACAAAGCCTCACAACAGGATCATGTGATGCGACCAGCTCATGCGTCATCGTCTTTATAA
- the LOC103977284 gene encoding uncharacterized protein LOC103977284 isoform X3, giving the protein MIDKFSKHRLVSGRSAMPAGDKKQTVSVKKVALRELSNESGNINNWQPENFILKEKGQDPDLIKVFVPDSARLAGSKRKQSDGPANPSSSQVPGKICSHGNLVYVRRRLETEQAKTGTSGNANKDESSESRMSEGVVTVEPNPVLNKIQEPKAATFGGPSDLNSCEKTNSGLVVSEPHYSSVISETPVIDDSLKVNNQDRGERFLQLQMFLKSCNQSGQEDYMQMLRSLSAAGRSKHAVELEKRAIHLLLEEGKELHRMKVLNVLDKASQQDHVMRPAHASSSL; this is encoded by the exons ATGATAGATAAGTTCAGCAAACACAGATTGGTCAGCGGTAGGAGTGCGATGCCAGCAGGAGACAAGAAACAAACAGTCTCAGTGAAGAAAGTTGCTCTGAGAGAGTTGTCAAATGAATCCGGGAATATCAATAACTGGCAACCGGAAAATTTTATTCTGAAAGAAAAGGGACAAGACCCGGATTTGATTAAGGTATTTGTCCCTGATTCTGCAAGATTAGCTGGATCCAAAAGGAAGCAATCCGATGGTCCAGCAAATCCTTCCAGCTCTCAGGTGCCAGGCAAAATTTGTTCACATGGAAATCTCGTCTATGTTCGTAGAAGGCTTGAAACAGAACAAGCCAAGACTGGCACTTCAGGCAATGCTAATAAAGATGAATCTTCTGAATCAAGGATGTCAGAAGGCGTTGTCACGGTGGAACCAAATCCGGTTCTGAATAAAATCCAGGAACCTAAAGCTGCTACTTTCGGGGGACCGTCGGATCTTAATTCTTGTGAGAAGACCAACTCTGGGTTAGTAGTTTCAGAACCACATTACTCAAGTGTTATCAGTGAAACTCCTGTAATTGACGATTCACTTAAAGTGAATAATCAAGATCGGGGAGAAAGATTCCTTCAGTTGCAGATGTTCTTAAAGAGCTGCAATCAATCCGGCCAAGAGGATTATATGCAAA TGCTCCGGTCCTTATCTGCTGCTGGTCGAAGTAAGCATGCTGTCGAGTTGGAGAAAAGAGCAATACACCTCTTGTTGGAGGAAG GTAAAGAATTACATCGCATGAAAGTTCTTAATGTTTTGGACAAAGCCTCACAACAGGATCATGTGATGCGACCAGCTCATGCGTCATCGTCTTTATAA